The Vicia villosa cultivar HV-30 ecotype Madison, WI linkage group LG1, Vvil1.0, whole genome shotgun sequence genome includes a region encoding these proteins:
- the LOC131644292 gene encoding L-ascorbate oxidase homolog, whose amino-acid sequence MRNTCFLYLLHVLALLSVSLVQAEDGYKYFTWTVTYGTLSPLGSPQQVILINGQFPGPQIDLVTNENVILNLVNKLDQPFLLTWNGIKQRKNSWQDGVLGTNCPIPPNSNYTYKFQAKDQIGTYTYFPSTQLHKAAGGFGALNVYHRSVISVPYAYPDGDFTFLIGDWYKTSHKALTASLDSGKSLAFPDGLLINGQAHTTINGDQGKTYMIRISNVGLSTSINFRIQGHALKLVEVEGSHVIQNMYDSLDVHVGQSAAVLVTLNQSPKDYYIVASTRFSRKILTATAVLHYTNSHSPASGPLPSPPAYQYHWSLIQARSFRWNLTANAARPNPQGSYHYGKITPTKTIVLANSAPLINGKQRYAVNKVSFVNPDTPLKLADYFNIPGIFSVNSIQSLPS is encoded by the exons ATGAGAAACACATGTTTTCTCTATCTGCTGCATGTTCTAGCTCTGCTTAGTGTTTCACTAGTTCAAGCAGAAGACGGTTACAAATATTTTACATGGACGGTTACTTATGGAACTCTTTCTCCATTAGGTAGTCCTCAGCAG GTGATTCTGATCAATGGTCAGTTTCCGGGGCCTCAGATAGACTTAGTAACTAATGAAAATGTGATTCTCAATCTTGTCAACAAATTGGACCAACCATTTCTACTCACTTG GAATGGAATTAAACAAAGGAAAAATTCATGGCAAGATGGGGTATTGGGAACAAACTGTCCCATACCTCCAAACTCAAATTACACATACAAGTTTCAAGCCAAGGATCAGATTGGAACCTACACATACTTTCCATCAACTCAACTTCATAAAGCAGCTGGAGGGTTTGGAGCACTTAATGTCTATCATAGATCTGTCATCTCAGTGCCTTATGCATACCCTGATGGAGATTTCACTTTTCTCATTGGTGATTGGTACAAGACTAGCCACAAA GCATTAACGGCGTCTTTGGATTCCGGAAAATCTCTAGCATTTCCTGATGGACTTCTTATCAATGGTCAAGCTCATACAACCATAAATGGTGATCAAG GGAAGACTTACATGATTAGGATCTCGAACGTGGGATTGTCAACATCAATTAACTTCAGAATTCAAGGACATGCCCTCAAACTCGTTGAGGTCGAAGGATCACATGTTATTCAGAACATGTATGACTCACTTGATGTGCATGTTGGTCAATCCGCTGCTGTTTTGGTTACCTTAAATCAATCTCCAAAGGACTATTACATTGTCGCCTCAACAAGATTTTCGAGAAAGATTCTCACAGCAACTGCTGTGTTGCATTATACAAACTCTCACTCTCCGGCTTCTGGTCCGTTGCCTAGTCCTCCGGCTTACCAATATCATTGGTCTTTGATACAAGCCAGAAGCTTCAG ATGGAATCTAACCGCAAATGCAGCTAGGCCTAATCCACAAGGATCATACCATTATGGAAAAATAACTCCTACAAAGACAATTGTATTGGCGAATTCAGCACCTTTGATTAATGGAAAACAGCGTTACGCTGTTAACAAAGTTTCCTTTGTTAACCCTGATACACCTCTCAAACTTGCTGATTACTTCAACATTCCTGGAATCTTCAGTGTGAACTCAATCCAAAGCCTTCCTTCT